The following proteins are encoded in a genomic region of Corylus avellana chromosome ca4, CavTom2PMs-1.0:
- the LOC132177925 gene encoding F-box protein CPR1-like → MSNRRRLGLRLPVPDDLWIEILVSVTVKSLLRFQCVSKSWKSIISSPTFISMHAHHSESTHNHAHHLLHCYAYQEDGVMDRQCQLFHINDSFNEFQKLEYPCQIRGGSYEVVLDCKRLLLFAPLVRKNGLASLVLWNPAIRMSMTLSQPYKFDRTDRKYLIYGFGFDHTSNDYKVLRMVLIAELGSRLSMPPFLSHAELYKLRTGTWETVRVPEDFQYTIASNRQALVNGASHWVGYHKRDMGSDFPELVVLLFHLCDEEFRVMKLPDCLSSLDENFTTIGVSGGLLSLLEYNWEDVSVWLMKEYGVVESWTKQLTLKDGGRSMFSFWNNKMILELKMRKASMGLLYDLKTHKLIKNLRIRSDKVNGSLRANNTFVETLVLLNEVHAIRECENCVRKDLWCGSEKIEEEKRKNCLRGEG, encoded by the coding sequence ATGTCAAATCGGCGTCGGCTTGGGCTTCGACTGCCAGTTCCAGACGATCTTTGGATTGAAATCCTGGTAAGCGTAACCGTCAAATCGCTTTTAAGATTCCAGTGTGTTTCAAAATCATGGAAATCCATTATCTCTAGCCCTACATTTATTTCCATGCACGCCCATCATAGTGAGAGCACCCACAATCACGCTCACCACCTTCTACATTGCTATGCATATCAAGAAGACGGAGTGATGGATAGGCAATGTCAATTATTCCATATCAATGATTCATTCAACGAGTTTCAAAAACTTGAATATCCATGCCAAATTAGAGGCGGAAGTTATGAAGTGGTCCTTGATTGCAAGAGACTATTACTTTTTGCGCCTTTGGTTAGAAAAAATGGTTTGGCGTCCCTAGTTCTATGGAACCCAGCAATTAGAATGTCTATGACTCTTTCTCAACCTTACAAGTTTGATAGAACCGACAGAAAATACCTTATTTACGGGTTCGGTTTTGATCATACTAGTAATGACTACAAGGTGCTGAGAATGGTGTTAATTGCCGAGTTAGGTAGTAGATTATCCATGCCGCCGTTTCTATCTCATGCGGAGCTTTATAAACTCCGCACAGGCACTTGGGAGACTGTTAGGGTTCCTGAAGATTTTCAATATACTATAGCAAGTAATAGGCAGGCTTTAGTGAATGGGGCAAGCCACTGGGTTGGATATCATAAAAGAGATATGGGGTCCGATTTTCCTGAATTGGTGGttttgttgtttcatttgtGTGATGAGGAATTCCGAGTGATGAAGCTTCCGGATTGTCTAAGTAGTTTGGATGAAAATTTTACTACAATTGGGGTTTCTGGTGGATTGCTTTCTTTACTGGAGTATAATTGGGAAGATGTTAGTGTTTGGTTGATGAAGGAATATGGCGTAGTAGAGTCTTGGACTAAACAACTTACCCTTAAAGATGGTGGGCGGTCAATGTTCAGTTTTTGGAACAACAAAATGATTTTGGaattgaaaatgagaaaagCGTCTATGGGCTTGTTATATGATCTCAAGACccataaattgattaaaaatctaAGAATAAGAAGTGATAAAGTCAACGGATCTCTTCGTGCCAATAATACTTTTGTTGAAACTCTAGTTTTACTCAATGAAGTACATGCTATACGAGAGTGCGAGAATTGTGTAAGGAAAGACCTGTGGTGCGGCTCAGAGAAgattgaagaagagaaaagaaagaattgttTGAGAGGAGAAGGCTAA